A window of Thermoanaerobaculia bacterium contains these coding sequences:
- a CDS encoding type II toxin-antitoxin system HicA family toxin, with protein MSRVEKLLGKMRRNPRDWRIEDLVQVAARQCLQVRNDGGSHFIFSAPGVNLHLSIPSRRPIKPIYIERFLALIDRAISAKQELP; from the coding sequence ATGAGCCGGGTGGAGAAGCTGCTGGGGAAGATGCGGCGGAATCCGCGCGACTGGAGGATCGAAGACCTGGTCCAGGTTGCCGCCCGACAGTGCCTCCAGGTGCGGAATGACGGCGGGAGCCACTTCATCTTCTCCGCCCCCGGCGTGAACCTGCACCTTTCGATTCCGTCGCGGCGACCGATCAAGCCGATCTACATCGAGCGCTTCCTGGCGCTGATCGATCGAGCGATCTCTGCAAAGCAGGAGCTCCCATGA
- a CDS encoding sulfatase yields MDQALYGTFDPATGVHTCADESRDSFVLAGGESRGYTLAVEGAVELELGGCAEGTPGPGDGLRLRIQLPDGRVQEEAVALGGGAGWVERRVALAAPDPAGREKAGGKVRFELSAERAQGGRVFVDTFALRSERPAAPAPVARRVLLLSLDAFREDAIGALGGGARTPVLDRLLGGAERFTPHWAQEISTKTSHASMLTGLPVAVHGVDREERPLPAGVATLAERLAAGGASTAAFLQTAPFFAEKFALNQGFVTYRLKAWTVEQELRLAADWASAHREKASFLFVHLYGAHSDFGILPYEAEGVTRADVAERFGVAGYGCRGESCASRMLLGINYGAVPRIDREAEIVRWLYDRGVETLDRQLGTFFDDLSRAGLWDETLVIVTGDHGESFDEHGYFLHTTPHEETLRVPLLVKWPGESPRAGVTTERFTTALDLAPTILAHFGLPAGDLPGHDLAHAAARAGRLMISKDAVRLDDLKLVFATPEFPRALYDLAADPGERTNLLPAREADAARLAEVHRLAIAAAGRKAAISGRTDAEAQPFTPEEVERLRSLGYL; encoded by the coding sequence GTGGACCAGGCGCTCTACGGCACCTTCGATCCGGCGACCGGCGTCCATACCTGCGCCGACGAGTCCCGTGACAGCTTCGTCCTCGCGGGCGGGGAGAGTCGTGGCTACACGCTGGCCGTCGAAGGCGCGGTGGAGCTCGAGCTCGGTGGTTGCGCCGAGGGGACGCCTGGACCGGGCGACGGACTGCGCCTGCGCATCCAGTTGCCGGACGGGAGGGTGCAGGAGGAGGCGGTCGCGCTCGGTGGCGGAGCCGGTTGGGTCGAGCGCCGGGTCGCGCTCGCCGCTCCGGATCCGGCCGGCCGGGAGAAAGCCGGGGGCAAGGTACGCTTCGAGCTCTCTGCCGAGCGGGCCCAGGGCGGGCGGGTCTTTGTGGACACTTTCGCGCTGCGCAGCGAGCGGCCGGCGGCGCCGGCTCCCGTCGCGCGGCGCGTGCTGCTCCTCTCCCTGGACGCTTTCCGTGAGGATGCCATCGGAGCGCTGGGTGGAGGCGCCCGGACGCCGGTGCTGGACCGCCTGCTCGGCGGAGCGGAGCGCTTCACGCCGCACTGGGCGCAAGAGATCTCGACCAAGACCTCGCACGCTTCGATGCTGACCGGCCTCCCGGTCGCCGTTCACGGCGTGGACCGAGAGGAGCGCCCGCTTCCGGCCGGCGTCGCGACCCTCGCCGAGCGCCTCGCGGCGGGCGGCGCCTCGACCGCCGCCTTCCTGCAGACGGCGCCGTTTTTCGCCGAGAAATTCGCCTTGAACCAGGGGTTCGTGACCTACCGGCTGAAGGCCTGGACGGTCGAGCAGGAGCTCCGGCTGGCGGCGGACTGGGCGAGCGCGCACCGGGAGAAGGCCTCGTTCCTCTTCGTCCACCTCTACGGCGCGCACTCGGATTTCGGCATCCTCCCCTACGAGGCGGAGGGCGTCACGCGCGCGGACGTTGCGGAGAGGTTCGGCGTCGCCGGCTACGGCTGCCGCGGCGAGAGCTGCGCCAGCCGGATGCTGCTCGGGATCAACTACGGCGCCGTGCCGCGCATCGACCGGGAAGCGGAGATCGTCCGCTGGCTCTACGACCGCGGCGTGGAGACGCTCGACCGCCAGCTCGGCACCTTCTTCGACGACCTCTCCCGCGCCGGGCTCTGGGACGAGACGCTCGTCATCGTGACCGGCGACCATGGCGAGTCGTTCGACGAGCACGGCTACTTCCTGCACACGACGCCGCACGAGGAGACGCTGCGCGTGCCGCTGCTGGTGAAGTGGCCGGGCGAGTCGCCGCGTGCCGGCGTGACGACGGAGCGCTTCACGACCGCGCTCGACCTCGCGCCGACGATCCTCGCGCACTTCGGGCTGCCGGCCGGCGATCTCCCGGGCCACGATCTCGCGCACGCGGCCGCCCGGGCGGGCCGGCTCATGATCTCGAAGGACGCCGTGCGCCTCGACGACCTGAAACTCGTCTTCGCCACCCCGGAGTTCCCGCGCGCCCTCTACGACCTGGCGGCCGATCCGGGGGAGCGGACGAACCTCCTGCCGGCGCGCGAGGCCGACGCCGCGCGGCTCGCCGAGGTCCATCGCCTGGCCATCGCCGCGGCGGGGCGCAAGGCGGCGATCAGCGGACGGACGGACGCCGAAGCCCAGCCGTTCACGCCGGAAGAGGTCGAGAGGCTGCGGTCGTTGGGCTATCTGTAG
- a CDS encoding AbrB/MazE/SpoVT family DNA-binding domain-containing protein: MTITVSSKGQVTLPAAARRRLGLRAGSRLEVIVTGDDRLEVIRVGGSLRDLKGLLPKPPRPLSLAEIDAAAIAGALDGAG; this comes from the coding sequence ATGACGATCACAGTCAGCTCGAAGGGCCAGGTCACCTTGCCGGCAGCGGCCCGCAGGCGGCTGGGGCTGCGCGCCGGTTCGCGCCTCGAGGTCATCGTCACGGGAGACGACAGGCTGGAAGTGATTCGCGTCGGGGGATCGCTGCGCGACCTCAAGGGCCTGCTGCCCAAGCCCCCGCGACCGCTTTCGCTGGCCGAGATCGATGCCGCCGCGATCGCGGGTGCGCTGGACGGGGCCGGGTGA
- the metH gene encoding methionine synthase — protein MSRPTISAAPIPAALADTEARTAALLEALDERILVLDGATGTALQGFDLAAEDFGGAALEGCNENLCITRPEVVRGLSRFYLAAGADIVETNSFGSTPLVLGEYGLADQAFEISRLAAALAREACTEFDEPGRIRFVCGAMGPTTKAISVTGGITFEELAENFRVQALGLMAGGADYLLVETCQDTRNIKAALIGIEEAFEACGWRIPVAVSVTIEATGTMLAGQDAEALAVSLFHADLLYVGLNCATGPALMADHLRTLSTLCRTRVACVPNAGLPDEDGKYREGPEVFREVFGRFLHEGWLNLVGGCCGTTDKHVAVLAEVAREHRPRPIPHHQRALVSGIEAVELEVSNRPLLVGERTNVLGSRVFKGIIASGDYEGAAEVGRAQLRAGAQVLDVCLQDPDRDELVDVERLLEKLVRVVKAPLMIDSTDARVMERALTWCQGKSILNSINLEDGLARFEKVVPLGRRFGAAFVVGLIDETGMAVTVERKLEVARRSYRILTEEMGVAPEDIWWDPLVFPCGTGDEAYLGSAAATIAGVRAVKAEFPLTKTILGISNVSFGLPPSGREVLNSVFLYRATLAGLDAAIVNTERLARFAEIPDDDRRLAEALIDLELGDKTAGEAAVAAFTAHFRERSGQKGNASAESRAALPLAERLARAIVEGSKIGLEADLQTALGEERYSDPLSIINGPLMAGMSEVGRLFNDNKLIVAEVLQSAEVMKAAVNFLEPHMEKTESSSRGKVLLATVKGDVHDIGKNLVDIVLSNNGFQVVNLGIKVPSEQLIQAVEQHRPDVIGLSGLLVKSAQQMVVTAGDLSAVGIDTPLLVGGAALTRRFTHRKIAAAYGGVCTYAKDAMHGLKLVERLMDPATRPALEQEIGALLEQDSVDSPVASGAPVEESAAPRKSAVRRDLPAPPPPDLERHAVTLDLDAVWGELNPQMLYGKHLGMRGVVRKLAEEGDPKFRKLEAVVDELKAVARQGGMQAKAVWQFFPARSEGNRLTLVDPKTGEVAASWELPRQEGSDGLAISDYVLDSDHVALFVTTAGAGVREQVERYKQAGDYLKSHTFAALALETAEAAAEWLHRKLRTDWGFPDPPETTPQDRFQARYRGKRYSFGYPACPDLSGQQQLFRALRPEEIGVELTEGDMMDPEASVSALVFHHPDARYFGV, from the coding sequence ATGAGTCGACCGACAATTTCAGCGGCGCCCATTCCGGCCGCCCTGGCAGATACCGAGGCGCGCACCGCGGCGCTGCTCGAGGCGCTGGACGAGCGCATCCTCGTCCTCGATGGGGCCACCGGCACGGCGCTCCAGGGCTTCGACCTCGCCGCCGAGGACTTCGGGGGAGCGGCGCTCGAGGGCTGCAACGAAAACCTCTGCATCACCCGGCCGGAGGTCGTGCGCGGCCTCTCGCGCTTCTATCTCGCGGCCGGGGCCGACATCGTCGAGACCAACTCGTTCGGCTCGACGCCGCTGGTGCTCGGCGAGTACGGCCTCGCCGACCAGGCGTTCGAGATCAGCCGGCTGGCGGCTGCGCTGGCGCGCGAGGCCTGCACCGAGTTCGACGAGCCCGGGCGGATCCGCTTCGTCTGCGGCGCGATGGGTCCGACGACGAAGGCGATCTCGGTCACCGGCGGCATCACCTTCGAAGAGCTGGCGGAGAACTTCCGCGTCCAGGCGCTGGGCCTGATGGCCGGCGGCGCCGATTACCTGCTCGTCGAGACCTGCCAGGACACGCGCAACATCAAGGCGGCCCTGATCGGCATCGAGGAGGCGTTCGAGGCTTGCGGCTGGCGGATTCCGGTGGCGGTCTCGGTGACCATCGAGGCGACCGGGACGATGCTCGCCGGACAGGACGCCGAGGCGCTCGCGGTTTCGCTCTTCCACGCCGACCTGCTCTACGTCGGACTCAACTGCGCCACCGGCCCGGCGCTGATGGCCGATCACCTGCGCACACTCTCGACGCTCTGCCGGACGCGCGTCGCCTGCGTGCCGAACGCCGGGCTCCCGGACGAAGACGGCAAGTACCGGGAGGGCCCCGAGGTCTTCCGCGAGGTCTTCGGGCGCTTCCTCCACGAGGGCTGGCTGAACCTCGTCGGCGGCTGCTGCGGCACGACCGACAAGCACGTCGCCGTCCTCGCCGAGGTCGCGCGCGAGCACCGGCCGCGGCCGATCCCGCATCACCAGCGGGCGCTCGTCTCCGGCATCGAAGCGGTCGAGCTCGAAGTCAGCAACCGGCCGCTGCTGGTCGGCGAGCGCACCAACGTCCTCGGCTCACGGGTCTTCAAGGGGATCATCGCCAGCGGCGACTACGAGGGTGCCGCCGAGGTCGGCCGCGCGCAACTTCGAGCCGGAGCGCAGGTGCTCGACGTCTGCCTGCAGGATCCCGATCGCGACGAGCTCGTGGACGTCGAGCGTCTCCTCGAGAAACTCGTGCGGGTCGTCAAGGCGCCGCTGATGATCGACTCGACGGACGCCCGGGTCATGGAGCGCGCGCTCACCTGGTGCCAGGGCAAGTCGATCCTGAACTCCATCAACCTCGAGGACGGGCTCGCCCGCTTCGAGAAGGTCGTGCCGCTCGGCCGGCGCTTCGGCGCGGCGTTCGTCGTCGGGCTCATCGACGAGACCGGGATGGCGGTCACCGTGGAGAGGAAGCTCGAAGTGGCGCGGCGGAGCTACCGCATTCTCACTGAGGAGATGGGCGTCGCGCCCGAGGACATCTGGTGGGATCCGCTGGTCTTTCCCTGCGGCACCGGCGACGAGGCCTACCTCGGCAGCGCCGCGGCGACGATCGCGGGCGTGCGGGCGGTGAAGGCGGAGTTCCCGCTCACCAAGACGATCCTCGGCATCTCGAACGTCAGCTTCGGCCTGCCGCCTTCAGGAAGAGAGGTGCTGAACTCGGTCTTCCTCTATCGTGCGACGCTCGCCGGTCTCGACGCCGCGATCGTCAACACCGAGCGCCTCGCCCGCTTCGCCGAGATCCCCGACGACGACCGGCGGCTCGCCGAGGCGCTGATCGATCTCGAGCTCGGTGACAAGACGGCCGGCGAGGCGGCGGTCGCCGCCTTCACCGCCCACTTCCGCGAACGCAGCGGCCAGAAGGGCAACGCCAGCGCCGAGAGCCGCGCCGCCCTGCCGCTCGCGGAGCGTCTGGCGCGCGCCATCGTCGAGGGCAGCAAGATCGGTCTCGAGGCCGACCTGCAGACGGCCCTCGGCGAGGAGCGCTACAGCGATCCGCTCTCGATCATCAACGGGCCGCTGATGGCCGGGATGAGCGAGGTCGGGCGCCTCTTCAACGACAACAAGCTGATCGTCGCCGAGGTGCTGCAGTCGGCCGAGGTGATGAAGGCGGCGGTCAACTTCCTCGAGCCGCACATGGAGAAGACGGAGTCTTCCTCGCGCGGCAAGGTGCTGCTCGCGACGGTGAAGGGCGACGTACACGACATCGGCAAGAACCTGGTGGACATCGTGCTGTCGAACAACGGCTTCCAGGTGGTCAATCTCGGTATCAAAGTGCCTTCGGAGCAGCTGATCCAGGCGGTCGAGCAGCACCGGCCGGACGTCATCGGTCTCTCGGGGCTGCTGGTGAAGAGCGCGCAGCAGATGGTGGTGACGGCCGGGGATCTCTCGGCAGTCGGCATCGACACGCCGCTTCTCGTCGGCGGCGCGGCGCTCACGCGGCGCTTCACCCACAGGAAGATCGCCGCGGCCTACGGCGGCGTCTGCACCTACGCCAAGGATGCGATGCACGGGCTGAAGCTGGTCGAGCGGCTGATGGATCCGGCGACGCGCCCGGCGCTCGAGCAGGAGATCGGCGCCCTGCTGGAGCAGGACAGCGTCGATTCGCCCGTCGCCTCCGGAGCGCCGGTCGAGGAGAGCGCGGCGCCGAGGAAGTCGGCCGTGCGCCGCGACCTCCCGGCGCCGCCGCCCCCCGACCTCGAGCGCCACGCGGTGACGCTCGACCTCGACGCGGTCTGGGGAGAGCTCAATCCGCAGATGCTCTACGGCAAGCATCTCGGCATGCGCGGCGTGGTGCGGAAGCTCGCGGAGGAGGGCGATCCGAAGTTCCGCAAGCTCGAGGCGGTGGTCGACGAGCTGAAGGCGGTCGCGCGCCAGGGCGGCATGCAGGCGAAGGCGGTCTGGCAGTTCTTCCCGGCGCGCTCCGAGGGCAACCGGTTGACGCTGGTCGATCCGAAGACCGGCGAAGTTGCCGCCTCCTGGGAGCTGCCACGCCAGGAGGGCAGCGATGGCCTGGCGATCTCGGACTACGTCCTCGACTCGGATCACGTGGCGCTCTTCGTCACCACCGCCGGCGCCGGGGTGCGCGAGCAGGTGGAGAGATACAAGCAGGCCGGCGATTATCTGAAGAGCCACACCTTCGCGGCGCTGGCGCTCGAGACCGCCGAGGCCGCGGCCGAGTGGCTGCACCGGAAGCTCCGCACCGATTGGGGCTTCCCCGACCCGCCGGAGACGACGCCGCAGGACCGCTTTCAGGCGCGCTACCGCGGCAAGCGCTACAGCTTCGGCTACCCCGCCTGCCCCGACCTCTCCGGCCAGCAGCAGCTCTTCCGGGCCCTGCGCCCCGAAGAGATCGGCGTCGAGCTCACCGAGGGCGACATGATGGACCCGGAAGCGAGCGTCTCCGCCCTCGTCTTCCACCACCCCGACGCGCGCTACTTCGGCGTCTGA
- a CDS encoding methylenetetrahydrofolate reductase produces the protein NVLAVRGDDSGYQKPLREGRSANRFASDLVTQIDAMNHGRYLAEDLLDAEPSQFCIGVGGYPEKHFEAPNLATDVRQLKAKIAAGASYVVTQMFFDNRHYFAFVDACREAGITVPIIPGLKVLSARSQLSSIPRNFYVEIPLALADAVAAAPEQEVLEVGVAWGRKQVEELLARGVPSVHFYVMQSAGPVRQLMKDLR, from the coding sequence ACAACGTCCTCGCGGTGCGCGGCGACGACAGCGGTTACCAGAAGCCGCTGCGCGAGGGCAGGAGCGCCAACCGCTTCGCCTCCGACCTGGTGACCCAGATCGACGCCATGAACCACGGACGCTACCTGGCCGAGGATCTCCTCGACGCCGAGCCCTCGCAGTTCTGCATCGGTGTCGGCGGCTATCCCGAAAAGCACTTCGAGGCGCCGAATCTCGCAACCGACGTGCGCCAGCTGAAAGCCAAGATCGCGGCCGGCGCGAGCTACGTCGTGACCCAGATGTTCTTCGACAACCGGCACTACTTCGCCTTCGTCGACGCCTGCCGGGAGGCCGGCATCACGGTACCGATCATCCCCGGGCTGAAGGTCCTCTCGGCGCGCTCGCAGCTGTCGTCGATCCCACGGAACTTCTACGTCGAGATTCCCCTGGCGCTCGCCGATGCCGTCGCCGCGGCGCCCGAGCAGGAGGTCCTGGAGGTCGGCGTCGCATGGGGGAGAAAACAGGTCGAGGAGCTCCTGGCCCGCGGCGTGCCCTCGGTGCACTTCTACGTCATGCAGAGCGCCGGCCCGGTGCGGCAGTTGATGAAGGACCTGCGATAA
- a CDS encoding nitronate monooxygenase gives MHEAKHPEVIQGGMGVGVSGWRLARAVAAAGGLGVVSGTALDVQLARRLQLGDKSGDLRRSMARFPYRELVDRVLKRYFVAGGIAPGARFAEVARHTLQPGRELLGLNVLASFIEVDLAREGHDGTVGINLLQKIVLPTLPTLYGAMLAGVGYVLMGAGIPIEIPAALEALSGHRPASLSVPLTGDTASDETADLRIAFDPAALGLGSAGVSPALAQPFFLPIISSASLAQILLKRATGPAGSITGFIVEAPAAGGHNAPPRGAARFDALGQPLYGPRDEVDLAKLRELGKPFWLAGSRGRPGALAEARRLGAHGIQVGTAFAFTRESGLDPALRRAVIARVEEGFSGVRTDPRASPTGFPFKVVDLPGTLSEEAVYEQRERVCNLGFLRSSYRREDGGIGYRCAAEPVEAFVAKGGEAAQTVGRKCLCNSLLANVSLAEPQIHGAPEPPLLTAGDDLDSLRLFLPPGERDYGVDEVLAALRSESTQPA, from the coding sequence ATGCACGAGGCGAAGCATCCGGAAGTGATTCAGGGCGGGATGGGGGTCGGCGTCTCGGGATGGCGTCTGGCACGCGCCGTGGCCGCCGCCGGGGGGCTCGGTGTGGTCTCGGGCACGGCGCTCGACGTGCAGCTCGCCCGCCGCCTGCAGCTCGGCGACAAGAGCGGCGATCTGCGCCGCTCCATGGCCCGCTTTCCGTATCGGGAGCTCGTCGACCGGGTACTGAAACGCTACTTCGTGGCGGGCGGCATCGCCCCCGGCGCGCGCTTCGCCGAGGTCGCTCGCCACACTCTGCAACCCGGCCGCGAGCTCCTGGGCCTCAACGTTCTCGCGAGCTTCATCGAGGTCGACCTCGCGCGCGAGGGTCACGACGGCACCGTGGGCATCAACCTGCTGCAGAAGATCGTCCTGCCGACTCTGCCGACGCTCTACGGTGCGATGCTCGCCGGCGTCGGCTACGTCCTCATGGGCGCCGGCATTCCGATCGAGATTCCCGCTGCCCTAGAGGCGCTCTCCGGGCACCGGCCAGCGTCGCTCTCGGTGCCGCTGACGGGAGACACCGCCAGCGACGAGACCGCCGACCTCCGGATCGCCTTCGATCCGGCGGCGCTCGGCCTGGGTTCTGCGGGAGTGTCGCCGGCGCTCGCGCAACCCTTCTTCTTGCCGATCATCTCCTCGGCCTCGCTGGCGCAGATCCTGCTCAAGCGCGCCACCGGACCCGCTGGCTCCATCACCGGATTCATCGTCGAAGCGCCGGCCGCCGGCGGCCACAACGCGCCGCCGCGCGGCGCGGCGCGCTTCGACGCCCTCGGCCAGCCGCTCTACGGGCCGCGCGACGAAGTCGATCTCGCGAAGCTCCGCGAGCTCGGCAAGCCCTTCTGGCTCGCCGGCAGCCGCGGCCGACCGGGCGCGCTCGCCGAAGCCCGACGCCTCGGCGCCCACGGTATCCAGGTCGGCACCGCCTTCGCCTTCACCCGCGAGTCGGGGCTCGATCCGGCGCTGCGCCGGGCGGTGATCGCCCGGGTCGAAGAGGGATTCTCCGGGGTCCGCACCGATCCGCGCGCCTCCCCGACCGGCTTCCCGTTCAAGGTCGTGGATCTTCCCGGCACGCTCTCGGAAGAGGCGGTCTACGAGCAGCGCGAGCGCGTCTGCAACCTCGGCTTTCTGAGGAGCTCCTACCGCCGCGAGGACGGCGGCATCGGCTATCGCTGCGCTGCCGAGCCGGTCGAGGCGTTCGTCGCCAAGGGCGGCGAAGCGGCGCAGACGGTGGGGCGGAAGTGCCTATGCAACAGCCTGCTCGCCAATGTGTCGCTCGCCGAGCCGCAGATCCATGGCGCACCCGAGCCGCCGCTCCTCACCGCCGGAGACGATCTCGACTCACTGCGCCTCTTTCTGCCGCCGGGAGAGCGCGACTACGGCGTCGACGAAGTCCTCGCAGCGCTGCGATCCGAGTCCACCCAGCCTGCCTGA
- a CDS encoding type II toxin-antitoxin system VapC family toxin → MIALDTNVLVRYLVRDDPRQTRAATRVVETSCTVETPGFVTLVVLCELVWVLERGYRYSRIQIAALVRGLLAADDLSIERSELAWQALNAFEEGPADFADYVIGATGREAGAEATVTFDRRAGASPLFHLLAP, encoded by the coding sequence GTGATCGCCCTCGACACGAACGTGCTGGTGCGCTACCTGGTGCGCGACGACCCGCGCCAGACGCGTGCGGCCACCCGAGTCGTCGAAACCTCCTGCACTGTCGAGACGCCCGGTTTCGTGACGCTCGTCGTGCTCTGCGAGCTCGTCTGGGTGCTCGAGCGCGGCTATCGGTATTCCCGAATCCAGATCGCAGCCCTGGTGCGCGGCCTCCTCGCGGCCGATGACCTCTCCATCGAGCGGTCGGAGCTCGCCTGGCAAGCCCTCAACGCCTTCGAGGAGGGGCCGGCGGACTTCGCCGACTACGTCATCGGAGCTACCGGGCGCGAGGCCGGGGCGGAGGCGACGGTCACGTTCGACCGCCGCGCCGGCGCCTCTCCGCTCTTCCACCTGCTGGCGCCCTGA
- the acs gene encoding acetate--CoA ligase, translated as MSDGKTGESVPDLELSETQRAAIARLAKDEVVIKPPLKLARGAHLVNDDIERSAAADDPEVFWAERSELIEWIEPFHTVRRFEPPHHEWFLGGKLNATANCIDRHVHSDRRNKAALIWVGEDGEEVTYTYNRLYREVNRFANALRRLGVIKGDRVIIYMPLVPEGIVTMLACARIGAIHSVVFAGMGTQALRSRIVDSGAKVIVATDYTFRRGKKISLKPTVDEAVRDLTFVEHVVVHRRGSRPGDAPFSFESSREVDFYDIQQAREIHCHAEPMDSEDPLFILYTSGTTGQPKGVVHTTGGYMVGVTYLSRAFYQIGERDIYWSTSDIGWIVGHSFIVYGPLSVGATVFCREGVPDYPTPEVTWELVERFGVNLMFTAPTALRMWMSHGEEAPKKYDLSRLRLLACAGEPLNPEAHLWAQTHLVGQGGGMVVDNWWQTEIAGPVLGTLPTFEARPSKVGKPLPGAVVDVVDRFGNSMPDGQGGLLVLREPLPYMLRTVWGDDERYQQYWRQVPGCYAAGDIAVRDRDGYFAVLGRADDVMNVAGHRIGTAEVESSLLRHPSVAESAVVGLPDDVKGERIKAFVVLKPGELAGPGLIGSLKDHVRQDLGPIAQPSDIEIRTSLPKTRSGKIVRRFLKAQELGEDPGDLSTLAD; from the coding sequence ATGAGCGACGGCAAGACCGGCGAATCCGTACCCGACCTTGAGCTGAGCGAGACCCAGCGCGCGGCGATTGCCCGGCTGGCGAAGGACGAGGTGGTGATCAAGCCGCCGTTGAAGCTGGCGCGCGGCGCTCACCTGGTCAACGACGACATCGAGCGTTCGGCGGCTGCCGACGACCCGGAGGTCTTCTGGGCGGAGCGCTCGGAGCTCATCGAGTGGATCGAGCCGTTCCACACCGTGCGCCGCTTCGAGCCGCCGCATCATGAGTGGTTCCTCGGCGGCAAGCTGAACGCCACCGCCAACTGCATCGACCGTCACGTCCACTCCGACCGGCGCAACAAGGCGGCGCTCATCTGGGTCGGCGAGGACGGCGAAGAGGTCACCTACACCTACAACCGCCTCTACCGCGAGGTGAACCGCTTCGCCAACGCCCTGCGGCGCCTCGGTGTGATCAAGGGCGACCGGGTCATCATCTACATGCCGCTCGTTCCCGAAGGGATCGTCACCATGCTCGCCTGCGCGCGCATCGGCGCCATCCATTCGGTGGTCTTCGCCGGCATGGGCACCCAGGCGTTGCGCTCGCGCATCGTCGATTCGGGCGCCAAGGTCATCGTCGCGACCGACTACACCTTCAGGCGCGGCAAGAAGATCTCGTTGAAGCCCACGGTGGACGAGGCGGTGCGCGACCTCACCTTCGTCGAGCACGTCGTCGTCCATCGCCGCGGCTCGCGGCCGGGCGACGCGCCCTTCTCCTTCGAGAGCTCGCGCGAGGTCGACTTCTACGACATCCAGCAGGCGCGCGAGATTCACTGTCACGCCGAGCCGATGGACTCGGAAGATCCCCTCTTCATCCTCTACACCTCCGGAACCACGGGCCAGCCGAAGGGAGTCGTCCACACCACCGGCGGCTACATGGTCGGCGTCACCTATCTGTCGCGCGCCTTCTACCAGATCGGCGAGCGCGACATCTACTGGAGCACCTCGGACATCGGCTGGATCGTCGGCCACTCGTTCATCGTCTACGGCCCGCTCTCGGTCGGCGCAACGGTCTTCTGCCGCGAGGGTGTGCCCGACTATCCGACGCCCGAAGTGACCTGGGAGCTGGTCGAACGCTTCGGCGTCAACCTGATGTTCACCGCGCCGACGGCGCTGCGCATGTGGATGAGCCACGGCGAGGAGGCGCCGAAGAAGTACGACCTCTCGCGCCTGCGGCTTCTCGCCTGTGCCGGCGAGCCGCTCAACCCGGAGGCGCATCTGTGGGCGCAGACGCATCTCGTCGGGCAGGGTGGCGGCATGGTGGTCGACAACTGGTGGCAGACCGAGATCGCCGGCCCGGTGCTGGGGACGCTGCCGACTTTCGAGGCGCGGCCGAGCAAGGTCGGCAAGCCCCTGCCCGGCGCCGTGGTCGACGTCGTGGACCGGTTCGGCAACTCGATGCCGGACGGGCAGGGCGGCCTCCTCGTGCTGCGCGAGCCGCTGCCCTACATGCTGCGCACGGTGTGGGGCGACGACGAGCGCTATCAGCAGTACTGGCGCCAGGTGCCGGGCTGCTACGCCGCGGGCGACATCGCGGTGCGCGACCGCGACGGCTACTTCGCGGTGCTCGGCCGGGCCGACGACGTGATGAACGTCGCCGGGCATCGCATCGGCACCGCCGAGGTCGAGAGCTCGCTGCTGCGCCACCCGTCGGTCGCCGAGAGCGCCGTGGTCGGCCTCCCGGACGACGTCAAGGGCGAGCGCATCAAGGCGTTCGTCGTGCTGAAGCCGGGCGAGCTCGCCGGGCCGGGCCTCATCGGCAGCTTGAAGGACCACGTCCGCCAGGACCTCGGCCCGATCGCGCAGCCCTCGGACATCGAGATCCGGACCTCGCTCCCCAAGACCCGCTCGGGCAAGATCGTGCGCCGCTTCCTCAAGGCGCAGGAGCTCGGCGAAGACCCCGGAGACCTCTCGACCCTCGCCGACTGA
- a CDS encoding type II toxin-antitoxin system HicB family antitoxin, protein MTIEKIPRVRQPSSFESYRFEIRSLSPAEGGGFLISFPDLPGCISDGETIPEALRHGKEAFVSWVSARLHDRLPVPEPSRNEERRLEAYSGRFVQRIPRSLHAELAARAEAEGVSLNSLVLALIANGLGRLRNVNLDRDEVAIVAEPTAAYRTAKRARASAARRSKQT, encoded by the coding sequence ATGACCATCGAGAAGATCCCCCGCGTTCGCCAGCCCAGCTCATTCGAGAGCTACCGCTTCGAGATTCGTTCTCTTTCTCCAGCCGAAGGCGGCGGATTCCTGATCTCCTTTCCCGATCTGCCGGGCTGCATCTCGGACGGAGAGACGATCCCCGAGGCCTTGAGGCACGGCAAGGAGGCGTTTGTGTCGTGGGTGTCGGCGCGCCTTCACGACAGGCTTCCGGTCCCGGAACCTTCCCGGAACGAGGAGCGTAGGCTCGAGGCGTATTCAGGTCGGTTCGTGCAGAGGATCCCGCGCTCCCTGCATGCGGAGCTTGCGGCCAGGGCGGAAGCCGAAGGTGTCTCCCTGAACTCTCTCGTGCTGGCGCTCATCGCCAACGGCCTTGGACGCCTCCGGAATGTGAATCTGGACCGAGACGAGGTGGCGATCGTCGCCGAGCCGACCGCCGCCTACCGAACCGCCAAACGCGCCCGCGCAAGCGCTGCCCGAAGATCCAAGCAGACCTGA